One window of the Rhipicephalus sanguineus isolate Rsan-2018 chromosome 4, BIME_Rsan_1.4, whole genome shotgun sequence genome contains the following:
- the LOC125758317 gene encoding uncharacterized protein LOC125758317 gives MPALLALQEPGMDAKFSGYRTFQGGPSSCILDVLLQLHRTIIQPTTMQHNDKAILALDLKGAFDNVKHGSILANLSSTDCGARTFAYISDFLSKRQALLRIEDEEYGPYIMGTRGTPQGAVLSPLLFNIAMMRLPNELARVEGIQHAVYADDITIWTTEGSIGEMQERLQRAASIVEAYANDCGLQCAPTKSELLHVRAKPRDKSAIHVSLSGVPIREVEELRILGLFIHHRLRPDSTIAKLRRVGEQVGRMIHRVSNKRGGLRGGLRGRDALRLAHAFVTRRILYAVPYLRTNKHEDERLDAIIRKATKRALDLPVATSNAKLRALGVLNSYQELREAHLVNQYTRLMQTAPGRRLLNRLQIQHNPSGRFGYASLV, from the exons ATGCCAGCCCTGCTTGCTTTGCAGGAGCCCGGCATGGACGCTAAATTCTCTGGCTACCGAACTTTCCAGGGGGGCCCCTCGTCGTGCATCCTG GACGTCCTTCTCCAGCTGCACAGGACCATCATACAACCCACAACTATGCAACACAATGACAAAGCCATCCTCGCCCTTGATCTGAAGGGGGCTTTCGACAATGTTAAACACGGTAGCATCCTGGCTAACTTGAGTTCCACCGATTGCGGGGCTAGGACCTTTGCATACATCAGCGATTTCCTCTCTAAGCGCCAGGCTCTTCTTCGGATCGAGGACGAGGAATATGGCCCGTACATTATGGGAACACGGGGTACCCCTCAGGGAGCTGTGTTATCACCGCTCCTGTTCAACATTGCTATGATGCGCCTCCCAAATGAATTGGCCCGGGTGGAAGGCATTCAACACgcagtatatgccgatgacattacaaTCTGGACCACCGAAGGGAGCATTGGCGAAATGCAGGAACGCCTTCAGCGGGCCGCATCCATAGTCGAGGCGTATGCCAACGATTGTGGACTCCAGTGCGCTCCAACCAAATCAGAGCTTCTGCATGTTAGAGCGAAACCAAGAGATAAATCAGCCATACACGTCTCTCTGTCCGGGGTTCCCATCAGAGAGGTGGAGGAGCTTCGGATTCTGGGCCTGTTCATTCACCACAGACTCAGACCGGACTCCACTATTGCGAAACTTCGGAGAGTAGGCGAACAGGTAGGGCGCATGATCCACCGCGTTTCCAACAAGCGGGGCGGTCTGCGGGGCGGTCTGCGGGGCAGGGACGCGCTTCGGCTCGCCCATGCCTTCGTGACTAGGCGGATACTCTATGCCGTCCCATACCTTCGCACTAACAAGCACGAAGACGAAAGACTAGATGCCATCATCCGTAAGGCGACTAAGCGAGCTCTGGATCTCCCTGTTGCCACCTCCAACGCCAAACTCAGAGCGTTAGGTGTGCTCAACTCCTACCAAGAGTTGCGGGAGGCCCACCTTGTGAATCAATATACGCGGCTCATGCAGACGGCCCCCGGGCGCCGCCTGCTAAACCGATTACAGATCCAACAc AACCCGTCAGGTCGCTTCGGCTATGCCAGCTTGGTCTAA